In the Roseimicrobium gellanilyticum genome, one interval contains:
- a CDS encoding L,D-transpeptidase family protein encodes MIRKSSLLLGALGAFLLASCASRPQENTGADYLAGLGNAAPQAPQSLGVAEHTSYWDDDGTSGAAYIVVDLRRQVAEFYRGGHIIGVAAISSGVENRATPAGDYKILEKDIDHESSSYGIIEDSSGKTVNADATPRTPRPPGTRYVPAPMHYFMRITWDGVGMHEGFLPGYPASHGCIRMDRRVVPKFYENAYVGMPVKVVR; translated from the coding sequence ATGATCCGCAAATCTTCCCTACTCCTCGGTGCGCTTGGCGCATTCCTTCTGGCATCCTGCGCCTCCAGGCCCCAGGAAAACACTGGTGCGGACTACCTCGCAGGTCTCGGGAATGCTGCACCGCAGGCACCACAGTCGCTGGGTGTGGCAGAGCACACCTCGTATTGGGATGACGATGGCACCAGTGGCGCCGCCTACATCGTGGTGGACCTGCGTCGTCAGGTGGCGGAGTTCTATCGTGGCGGCCACATCATTGGGGTGGCGGCCATCTCATCTGGCGTGGAAAATCGCGCCACTCCTGCGGGCGACTACAAGATTCTGGAAAAGGACATCGACCACGAGTCCTCCTCGTATGGCATCATTGAGGACAGCTCAGGCAAGACTGTGAACGCAGACGCGACTCCCCGTACCCCGCGTCCTCCCGGCACCCGCTATGTGCCTGCACCCATGCACTACTTCATGCGCATCACCTGGGATGGCGTGGGCATGCACGAAGGTTTCCTTCCCGGATATCCCGCCAGCCACGGCTGCATCCGCATGGACCGCCGCGTGGTGCCCAAGTTCTATGAAAACGCCTACGTGGGCATGCCGGTGAAGGTGGTCCGGTAG